The following coding sequences lie in one Sinorhizobium fredii USDA 257 genomic window:
- a CDS encoding ABC transporter substrate-binding protein, which produces MKVLKRFLAACLFAFGPAIAVAEDLPQLRAAMLASGTVNWEISTIKAHEFDRKNGFELAVQDYADNGATRVAFEGGEADTMVADWIWVANQRAAGKDYVFIPYSLAVGGLVVKDDSGIKALPDLAGKKIGIAGGPLDKSWLILRAYAKQQHGMDLATETDQVFGAPPLIFKSALSGETAGAINFWHFLAKMKAKGMHELISVSEAAAALKLDPDTPLLGYVLKGEYAAAHPDIVKGLYKASRGAKDLLRNDDAAWEGLREKMNAGDDAEFIALRDGYRAGIPSGKPIDEAAADRFLRLMAELGGAELVGKATSLPEGLFLQLE; this is translated from the coding sequence ATGAAGGTTTTGAAACGATTTCTCGCCGCATGTTTGTTCGCCTTCGGACCGGCGATTGCTGTGGCCGAGGATCTGCCGCAATTGCGGGCTGCGATGCTGGCGTCAGGCACGGTCAACTGGGAGATTTCTACCATCAAGGCCCACGAGTTCGACCGCAAGAACGGCTTCGAGCTGGCTGTCCAGGACTATGCAGACAACGGTGCAACGCGCGTCGCCTTCGAGGGCGGCGAGGCTGACACGATGGTGGCCGACTGGATATGGGTGGCCAACCAGCGTGCCGCTGGCAAGGACTACGTTTTCATCCCCTATTCGCTGGCAGTCGGGGGGCTCGTGGTCAAGGATGACAGCGGCATCAAGGCGCTGCCAGACCTTGCCGGCAAGAAGATCGGCATCGCCGGCGGGCCGCTCGACAAGAGCTGGCTGATCCTGCGCGCCTATGCCAAGCAGCAACATGGCATGGACCTGGCCACTGAGACCGATCAGGTGTTCGGGGCGCCGCCGCTGATCTTCAAGTCGGCGCTTTCCGGTGAGACGGCGGGCGCGATCAATTTCTGGCACTTCCTCGCCAAGATGAAGGCCAAGGGCATGCATGAGCTGATCTCCGTCTCCGAGGCCGCAGCGGCGCTCAAGCTGGATCCCGACACGCCGCTGCTCGGCTATGTGTTGAAGGGCGAGTATGCCGCGGCCCATCCGGACATCGTCAAAGGTCTCTATAAGGCGTCGCGCGGGGCCAAAGACCTGCTGCGCAACGATGACGCGGCGTGGGAAGGACTGCGAGAAAAGATGAATGCGGGAGACGACGCTGAATTCATCGCGCTTCGCGACGGCTATCGCGCCGGTATTCCGAGCGGCAAGCCGATCGACGAGGCGGCCGCCGACCGGTTTCTGCGGCTGATGGCGGAGCTCGGCGGAGCGGAGCTCGTCGGCAAGGCAACAAGCCTGCCCGAAGGATTGTTCCTGCAACTTGAGTAA